GCGTTGTGCCAGCTGATACTTGTAACGATTGCTCAGAACATAAAACTTGTCTAAAATAACCACCTTCTGGATGTGGTTCTAATTTAAGTTGTTCGATCCAGTAAGCTTGATTTTTTTCCATGATCATTCCTCCAAATTAAAAGTAGTTTGCTGAGTTTTTAGAAAATCAACAAATGAAGACAAGCAAATTATAACGCACTTGACTCATCAAATGCTTTATTTAAGCGTACCATTTGATCTTCAGTAAAATATAATTCGCCATTTTCTCTGATTTTATCTATCATCGACTGCTCAATAAGTGGTGAAAACTCTTCCACATATCTGACGAAGTCTTCTAATCCTTCCTCGTTCGTCTCAAAATGATTATCAGTGCCTGGAATTGTTTTTTCTAAAATTTCTTCTAATTCTTTTTGAGAACGTGATGTTCGTTCAGTAGACGTGACTGATCCAATAGTTTTCGCGTCTTTACCATCAGATTCAGTAGTCGAAGTGCAAGCTGTAAAAAAGAAAATCATTGATCCGGATACCAACCCCAGTAATATTTTTTTAAATTGCATCTTTTATTTAACCCCTTTCAATAATTCATTTTACCTGTTATGTCATTGAAATTGAATCTTTATTTTTTGAAGACGGAAAAATTATGGTAATTTAGTGAAAAAGATGAGAGTTTCTCAAATTTTTTAATGAAATAGCGATAAATTGAGAAAAGAAAGCCTTTTCTTAGGGTATAATTAAGTTCAATAAATCACATGAAGGAGAGTCTTATGAGCAAAACAAAAACAGTTATTGTAGGTGCCAATCATGCTGGAATCGCTGCAGCAAACACATTGTTGGATACTTATCCAGATCAAGAAGTAGTCATGATCGATCGAAATACGAATCTTAGCTATCTTGGTTGCGGGACAGCGCTATGGGTAGGTCGTCAAATCGAATCATACGAAAATCTATTTTATACGAATAAGGATGCCTTTGAAGCAAAAGGTGCTAAAATTTATATGGAAACAAGTGTTGAAACTGTTGATTTTGATAAAAAAATAGTTCATTGTAAAACACATAGCGGTGAAGAATTTACGGAAAGTTACGATAAATTGATTCTAGCTACAGGATCAGCACCAATCAATCCAACCATTCCAGGGAGAGACTTGAAAAATGTTGAATTCTTAAAGCTTTTCCAAGACGGTCAGACGGTAGATGCTGCTATGTCAAAAGAAGAAATTAAAACTGTGGCAGTAATTGGAGCAGGGTATATTGGTGTTGAAATTGCAGAAGCTGCAAAACGTCGTGGTAAGAATGTTCTATTATTTGACGCAGCAGAAAGATGTTTGCCAAATTACTACGATAAATGGTTCACAGATGATATGGATAAAGTCTTATCAGATAATGGGATTGAGCTTCATTATGGTGAATTAGCAAAAGAGTACAAAGGAACTGAAAAAGTTGAGTCTATCGTAACAGACAAAGGAGAATATGCTGTAGACTTAGTTATCAATGCAATTGGATTTAGACCAAATAATGGTTTAGGAAAAGATCATTTGCAGTTGTTTGACAATGGTGCATACCTTGTTGATCTTCATCAACAAACAAGTGATCCTGATGTCTATGCAGTAGGGGATTGTTCAACGATTTTTTCAAATGCTGTCCAACAGACAACTTATATTGCTTTAGCGACCAATGCAGTTCGTTCTGGAATCGTCGCAGCGCATAACGTTGGTGGAACACCTTTAGAATCAATTGGTGTTCAAGGGTCAAACGGGATTTCTATTTTTGGCTATCATATGGTTTCTACAGGATTGACAGTGCAAGAATCAGAAAAATTAGGTTTGAAAATAAAATATACTGAATTTGAAGATCTACAAAAACCTGGATTTATGAAAGAAAACAATAAAGTCAAAATCAGAATCGTTTATGAAGAGGATTCTCGGCGTATTGTCGGAGCCCAGATGGCTTCCTATGAAGATATTTCGATGGGAATCCATATGTTCTCACTAGCCATCGAAGAAAAAGTAACGATCGACAAACTGAAGTTACTAGACATTTTCTTCTTGCCACATTTTAATCAACCTTATAATTATATTACAATGGCAGCGCTTAGCGCAGAATAATTTGAAATCAAAGAGCCCAAAACAAAACGAATAAACAGTTTTGTTTTGGGCTCTATGCATGAATGAACAGCGAAAACAGAGGTAATTTTTTCAGAAATAAACGTCTATCCCGATCCTTATTTCTTTAACAAATCAAGAAAACAAATCTTACAAGTTAGTGACTTTTCTCTAAAAAAGTTTAAATTTAAAAAGCTTTCATGTATAATGGTAAAAGTTAAAGAAGATACATAGAAAGTAAGGAGGATTTGTTTTGGCAGAAGATAACCAAAATAATCAAGATCATTCCAAGTCTTCATTCAAAGATCAGGTCTTGCGTTCTTTGCGTGGAGAAGAAATTGAGAATGAGGATTCAGCTTCTTCTGAACATAATGCTCAGAACCTATCGCAGCATAACGAAGCAGAATATAATCGGGCATACCATTTCCAGTCAGAAAACCCGAGTGAACCAGAAAAAACAGATGTAGTAGAATCAGTCGGTTCTCGCAGTGCAGAGCATCATGCAAGCCGAGTTGAAAATCCAAGTGATCCATCAGAGACTGACAACATGCAGAGTCCTAAAGAGGATAATTCCAACAAACGTACCAGAAAGAAAGAAGACCGTATTGTTAGTCGGATCGTATTGATCGTTGCATCAGTCCTATTACTGGTGATTGCCATTTTTGGTTTCACTTTTTATAAGTATGTCAATGCAGGATTGCAACCACTCGATAAAAAAGATACAAAATTGGTTCAAGTACACATTCCAGAAGACTCGTCGAATAAAAAAATTTCCAACATTTTAGAAGACAGTAAAGTTATCAAAAGCGGAATGGTCTTCAATTATTACGCAAAATTTAAAAATTTGACTGATTTTCAGGCTGGCTACTACCAAATGTCGCCTAACATGACATTGGATGAGATCGGTGCACTGTTAAGAGAAGGTGGAACAGCTGAACCCACACAGTTGGCTGATGGAAAAGTAACGATTCCAGAAGGCTTTGATATTGATAAGATCGGGGATGCCATTGAGAAAAATACCGAATTTAAGAAAGATCAATTTATCGAACTAATGAAGAATCAAGCATTCTTCGATAAGATGAAAGAGAAGTATCCAGAGTTATTAGGCAGTGCAGCTGAAGCAAGCGATGTTCGTTATCGCTTTGAAGGTTACTTATTCCCTGCAACTTATGACTATTACAAAGATGCTAAGTTAGAAGATTTTGTTGACCAAATGATCGCAAAGACCAGTAGTGTGATCGAGCCATTTATTCCAATGGTTCATGCTAAGGGAATGACGATCCAACAAGTACTAACACTAGCGTCATTGGTAGAAAAAGAAGGCGTGAAAGAAGAAGACCGTAAAAAAATCGCTCAAGTTTTCTTTAATAGAATTGCAGCGAATATGCCATTGCAATCAGATATTTCAATTTTATATGCTCTAGGTGAACACAAAGAACTGGTAACGTATAAAGATTTAGAAGTAGATTCACCGTATAATCTTTATAAAAATACTGGATATGGTCCTGGACCGTTTGATAGTCCAAGTGAGCAAGCAATCAACGCTGTCTTAAATCCAATCCAAAATAATTATCTTTACTTTGTTGCGGATATCTCAACTGGAAATGTTTATTTTGCAGAGACATATGAACAACATCAAGAATTTGTGGACAAATATGTTAATAACACAGAAACTGAAAAAAGTGAATAGCTTTTAAGTTTGCGTATCTTATTACGAGCCAACCTATAATTTAGGCGGCTCGTTTCGCTTTACCATTAATCCAGTCAAAGAGAACCGTGATAAGGGCTCTGTTACAAGGAAAATCTATTGTATTTATAAAAATTAAGTGAATATTATTTACAATTTGCTTAAAGCGTGGTACTCTTTTGTGGATTGAAAGCGGAATTTTTCAATGAAAACAAAATAAAACATTGTGGTAAGTTTAGAAGGAGAAATTAACATGGTAGAAAAAGTATTTCCTATGACACTTGAAGGAAAAGAAAAATTAGAACAAGAATTAGAAGAACTAAAAACAGTTAAACGAAAAGAGATCGTTGAACGTATAAAAATTGCAAGAAGCTTTGGGGATCTATCAGAAAACTCTGAGTATGAGTCCGCTAAAGATGAGCAAGCTTTTGTAGAAGGTCGAATCACAACCTTAGAAAATATGATTCGCTTTGCACAGATCATTGATAATGGTGGTGTTGATTCAGACGAAGTTTCGATTGGAAAAACGGTGACATTTATTGAATTGCCAGATGGTGATGAGGAAGAGTATACTATTGTAGGCAGTGCAGAAGCAGATCCATTTTCTGGTAAAATTTCAAATGATTCACCAATTGCACAAGCATTGATTGGTAAACGCTTGAACGATCAAGTGGCTATTGCAACTCCGGGTGGAGATATGCAGGTAAGAATCATAAAAGTTGGCTAACAAAACAATGAATAAGCACAAAGGGCGGGC
This sequence is a window from Enterococcus sp. 7F3_DIV0205. Protein-coding genes within it:
- the mltG gene encoding endolytic transglycosylase MltG produces the protein MQSPKEDNSNKRTRKKEDRIVSRIVLIVASVLLLVIAIFGFTFYKYVNAGLQPLDKKDTKLVQVHIPEDSSNKKISNILEDSKVIKSGMVFNYYAKFKNLTDFQAGYYQMSPNMTLDEIGALLREGGTAEPTQLADGKVTIPEGFDIDKIGDAIEKNTEFKKDQFIELMKNQAFFDKMKEKYPELLGSAAEASDVRYRFEGYLFPATYDYYKDAKLEDFVDQMIAKTSSVIEPFIPMVHAKGMTIQQVLTLASLVEKEGVKEEDRKKIAQVFFNRIAANMPLQSDISILYALGEHKELVTYKDLEVDSPYNLYKNTGYGPGPFDSPSEQAINAVLNPIQNNYLYFVADISTGNVYFAETYEQHQEFVDKYVNNTETEKSE
- the nox gene encoding H2O-forming NADH oxidase, which gives rise to MSKTKTVIVGANHAGIAAANTLLDTYPDQEVVMIDRNTNLSYLGCGTALWVGRQIESYENLFYTNKDAFEAKGAKIYMETSVETVDFDKKIVHCKTHSGEEFTESYDKLILATGSAPINPTIPGRDLKNVEFLKLFQDGQTVDAAMSKEEIKTVAVIGAGYIGVEIAEAAKRRGKNVLLFDAAERCLPNYYDKWFTDDMDKVLSDNGIELHYGELAKEYKGTEKVESIVTDKGEYAVDLVINAIGFRPNNGLGKDHLQLFDNGAYLVDLHQQTSDPDVYAVGDCSTIFSNAVQQTTYIALATNAVRSGIVAAHNVGGTPLESIGVQGSNGISIFGYHMVSTGLTVQESEKLGLKIKYTEFEDLQKPGFMKENNKVKIRIVYEEDSRRIVGAQMASYEDISMGIHMFSLAIEEKVTIDKLKLLDIFFLPHFNQPYNYITMAALSAE
- the greA gene encoding transcription elongation factor GreA, with the translated sequence MVEKVFPMTLEGKEKLEQELEELKTVKRKEIVERIKIARSFGDLSENSEYESAKDEQAFVEGRITTLENMIRFAQIIDNGGVDSDEVSIGKTVTFIELPDGDEEEYTIVGSAEADPFSGKISNDSPIAQALIGKRLNDQVAIATPGGDMQVRIIKVG